One Alphaproteobacteria bacterium genomic window carries:
- a CDS encoding FAD-linked oxidase C-terminal domain-containing protein, whose amino-acid sequence MAPTGTALSANRGRIGDSALADKLKREVEGTVLFDSFSRGRYSTDASHYQIEPIGVVVPKNDADIHRVIQIADDEGLPVLPRGGGTSQCGQTIGEAIVVDVSRHLNRVVDFDADARRIVVEPGMVLDQLNRFLSPHGLMFPVDVSTAAQATIGGMTGNNSCGARSIVHGTMRDNVNAIDAILADGSKMHFGELPAGVPDSALARDLLALGAREKVEIAARFPDLMRRVGGYNIDALVAEGRNAPVNLAHLLVGSEGTLAFSTKITLDLRKIPTHKVLGVCHFPRFYDGMAATRHIVTLGPAAVELVDRTMIELARDIPIFRRIVDRFVQGEPDAVLLVEFAGEDRDDLLRRLRDLVTLMADLGYPGGVVEAMDPAFQRDIWEVRKSGLNIMMSMKGDGKPISFIEDCAVRLEDLADYTDRLTAIFTKYGTTGTWYAHASVGTLHVRPVVNLKQEAGAKMMRGIAEECFEIVREYKGSHSGEHGDGLVRSEFHEAMFGKRMIDNFAEVKQRFDPRDRFNPGKIVNPSKMDDRSLFRFKPGYAPLPLETAFDWSDWGGLSGAVEMCNNNGACRKFDAAVMCPSFRATGQEKDLTRGRANSLRLALSGQLGPDALTSEDMHDTMALCVGCKGCKRECPTGVDMARMKSEFLYHYTKKHGLSLHDRLVAYLPRYAPFAAKIGGLLNLRNRMPALAKLSEKRAGFSAARPLPAWRQDSFRGGADAVGPVDGAPVVFLADTFNRWFEPENARAAVTVLMAAGYRVHLPAPPQGTRPLCCGRTFLAAGLVDQAKAELARTMEALAPFLEQGMPVIGLEPSCLFTFRDEALALLPGAAANRLAKSALLFEEFLARENDAGRLTLSLAPTRFSRALLHGHCHQKAFAAMGAVESVLRLVPELEVETVASSCCGMAGSFGYRPENQEVSMQMAEASLLPAIRKAGPDTILVADGTSCRHQIRDGAGREAVHLARVLESALAAGRA is encoded by the coding sequence ATGGCGCCCACCGGAACTGCGTTATCTGCAAACAGGGGCCGCATCGGCGACAGTGCGCTGGCTGACAAGCTGAAACGCGAAGTCGAGGGTACGGTCCTGTTCGATTCCTTCAGCCGGGGTCGCTACAGCACCGATGCCTCGCATTACCAGATCGAACCGATAGGCGTCGTCGTACCGAAAAACGACGCGGATATCCACCGTGTAATTCAGATTGCCGACGACGAGGGCCTGCCGGTGCTGCCGCGCGGCGGCGGCACGTCGCAATGCGGACAGACCATCGGCGAGGCCATCGTCGTCGATGTAAGCCGCCATCTGAACCGGGTTGTGGACTTTGACGCCGACGCAAGACGGATCGTTGTCGAACCCGGCATGGTGCTGGACCAGTTGAACCGCTTCCTTTCGCCGCACGGGCTGATGTTCCCGGTCGACGTGTCCACCGCCGCCCAGGCGACCATCGGCGGCATGACCGGCAATAACAGCTGCGGCGCGCGCTCCATCGTGCACGGCACCATGCGCGACAATGTGAACGCCATCGATGCGATCCTCGCCGACGGCTCGAAAATGCATTTCGGCGAACTGCCCGCCGGCGTGCCGGATTCCGCGCTGGCCCGCGACCTGCTGGCGCTGGGCGCGCGGGAGAAGGTCGAAATCGCCGCCCGCTTCCCGGACCTGATGCGCCGCGTCGGCGGGTACAATATCGACGCGCTGGTCGCCGAGGGGCGCAATGCGCCCGTAAACCTGGCCCATCTGCTGGTCGGGTCGGAAGGCACCCTCGCCTTCTCCACCAAAATCACCCTGGACCTGCGGAAGATTCCGACGCACAAGGTGCTGGGCGTCTGCCACTTCCCGCGCTTTTACGACGGCATGGCGGCGACCCGGCATATCGTCACGCTGGGCCCCGCCGCGGTGGAACTGGTCGACCGCACGATGATCGAACTGGCCCGCGACATTCCGATCTTCCGCCGCATCGTCGACCGCTTCGTGCAGGGCGAACCCGACGCCGTGCTGCTGGTCGAATTCGCCGGCGAGGACCGCGACGACCTGCTGCGGCGGCTGCGCGACCTGGTCACGCTGATGGCCGACCTGGGCTACCCCGGCGGCGTCGTCGAAGCCATGGACCCCGCCTTCCAGAGGGATATCTGGGAGGTGCGCAAATCGGGCCTGAACATCATGATGTCGATGAAGGGCGACGGAAAGCCGATCTCCTTCATCGAGGACTGCGCCGTGCGGCTGGAGGACCTGGCCGATTACACCGACCGGCTGACCGCCATCTTCACGAAATACGGCACCACCGGCACCTGGTACGCCCATGCCTCGGTCGGCACGCTGCATGTCCGGCCCGTGGTGAACCTGAAACAGGAAGCCGGCGCGAAAATGATGCGCGGCATCGCCGAGGAATGCTTCGAGATCGTGCGCGAATACAAGGGCTCCCATTCCGGCGAGCATGGCGACGGGCTGGTCCGTTCCGAATTCCACGAAGCCATGTTCGGCAAGCGGATGATCGACAACTTCGCCGAGGTGAAACAGCGCTTCGACCCGCGGGACCGCTTCAATCCGGGCAAGATCGTCAACCCGTCGAAGATGGACGACCGCTCCCTGTTCCGCTTCAAGCCCGGCTACGCGCCGCTGCCGCTGGAAACCGCCTTCGACTGGTCCGACTGGGGCGGGCTGAGCGGCGCCGTGGAAATGTGCAACAACAACGGCGCCTGCCGCAAATTCGACGCCGCCGTGATGTGCCCGTCCTTCCGCGCCACGGGGCAGGAAAAGGACCTGACCCGCGGCCGCGCCAATTCGCTGCGGCTCGCGCTGTCCGGCCAGCTCGGTCCCGATGCGCTGACGTCGGAAGACATGCACGACACCATGGCGCTCTGCGTCGGCTGCAAGGGCTGCAAGCGGGAATGCCCGACCGGCGTCGACATGGCCAGGATGAAGAGCGAATTCCTGTATCACTATACGAAGAAGCACGGACTCAGCCTGCACGACCGGCTGGTCGCCTACCTGCCCCGCTACGCCCCCTTCGCGGCGAAAATCGGCGGGCTGCTGAACCTGCGCAACAGGATGCCGGCGCTGGCGAAACTCTCGGAGAAACGGGCCGGGTTCAGCGCCGCCCGGCCCCTCCCCGCCTGGCGGCAGGACAGTTTCCGGGGCGGGGCGGATGCCGTCGGCCCCGTCGACGGCGCGCCCGTCGTCTTCCTGGCCGACACCTTCAACCGCTGGTTCGAACCGGAAAACGCCCGCGCCGCCGTGACCGTCCTGATGGCGGCGGGCTACCGGGTCCACCTGCCCGCCCCGCCGCAGGGCACGCGGCCGTTGTGCTGCGGCCGGACCTTCCTCGCCGCCGGCCTGGTCGATCAGGCGAAGGCAGAACTCGCGCGCACCATGGAAGCGCTCGCCCCGTTCCTGGAGCAGGGCATGCCGGTGATCGGGCTGGAACCGTCCTGCCTGTTCACCTTCCGCGACGAGGCGCTGGCATTGCTGCCCGGCGCGGCCGCGAACCGGCTTGCCAAATCCGCCCTGCTGTTCGAGGAATTCCTCGCGCGTGAAAACGACGCCGGGCGCCTGACCCTGTCGCTGGCGCCGACAAGGTTCAGCCGCGCCCTGTTGCACGGGCATTGCCACCAGAAGGCCTTCGCCGCGATGGGCGCGGTCGAATCCGTGCTGCGGCTGGTGCCCGAACTCGAGGTGGAAACCGTCGCCTCAAGCTGTTGCGGCATGGCCGGGTCGTTCGGGTACCGGCCGGAAAACCAGGAAGTTTCCATGCAAATGGCCGAAGCCTCCCTGCTGCCTGCCATCCGCAAGGCGGGGCCGGATACGATCCTCGTCGCCGACGGCACGAGCTGCCGGCACCAGATCCGCGACGGCGCCGGGCGCGAGGCCGTCCATCTGGCGCGGGTCCTGGAATCCGCGCTGGCGGCGGGGCGCGCATGA
- a CDS encoding GntR family transcriptional regulator produces MTGIAEPIARHSLHEVVTDRIREMIAEGAFPPGARLPERILCERLAISRTPLREAMKVLATEGLLEIAPNRGARVVGLTAADVDELFPVMGALEALAGELAASRITEAEIAEIRALHCRMALHHRRGELTPWFRSNREIHERILDAARNPTLSAAYRNLAGRIRGARFAARMSPARWAQAMAEHAEMLAALEDRDGPRLSAIMKRHLHNKCVTVKEALADAAGRDGADKR; encoded by the coding sequence ATGACCGGCATCGCCGAACCCATCGCCCGCCATTCGCTGCATGAGGTCGTGACCGACCGGATCCGCGAGATGATCGCCGAGGGCGCCTTCCCGCCCGGCGCGCGGCTGCCCGAGCGGATCCTGTGCGAGCGGCTCGCCATATCCCGCACGCCGCTGCGCGAGGCGATGAAGGTGCTGGCCACCGAAGGGCTGCTGGAGATCGCGCCGAACCGGGGCGCGCGGGTCGTCGGGCTGACGGCGGCGGACGTGGACGAGCTGTTCCCGGTCATGGGGGCGCTGGAGGCGCTGGCCGGCGAACTGGCGGCCAGCCGGATCACGGAGGCGGAAATCGCCGAAATCCGCGCCCTGCACTGCCGGATGGCGCTGCACCACAGGCGCGGCGAGCTCACGCCCTGGTTCAGGAGCAACCGGGAAATCCACGAACGGATCCTCGACGCCGCCCGCAACCCGACCCTGAGCGCCGCCTACCGCAACCTCGCCGGCCGCATTCGCGGCGCGCGCTTCGCCGCCAGAATGTCGCCGGCGCGCTGGGCGCAGGCGATGGCGGAGCACGCGGAAATGCTGGCCGCGCTGGAAGACCGCGACGGCCCGCGCCTGTCGGCAATCATGAAGCGCCACCTGCACAACAAATGCGTCACGGTGAAGGAAGCGCTGGCGGATGCGGCGGGCCGGGACGGCGCGGACAAACGGTAA